In one Neobacillus sp. WH10 genomic region, the following are encoded:
- the argF gene encoding ornithine carbamoyltransferase codes for MFEAYKLSEISEMKKIQLKGKDFLQLSDFSTEEILYMLDVAQELKVLQKQGKPQPHLSGRVLGMIFEKSSTRTRVSFEVGMLQLGGHGIFLSSKDIQLGRGESISDTAKVLSRYVDGIMIRTFSHDSVEELAEHATVPVINGLTDLQHPAQVLADLLTILEHKGKFAGLKLCYIGDGNNNMAHSLMEGAAKVGMDISIASPTGYLPNGKITEKAIKAGKLTGSAVMITNDPLEAIKDADVIVTDVWTSMGQEEESSLRLKAFQAYQVNKELCKYAKSDFIFMHCLPAHRGEEVTEEIIDGPHSVVFDEAENRLHAQKAILKLLLA; via the coding sequence ATGTTTGAAGCATATAAATTAAGTGAAATAAGTGAAATGAAAAAAATACAATTAAAGGGGAAAGATTTTTTACAGCTTTCAGATTTCAGCACAGAAGAAATTCTGTATATGCTGGATGTAGCGCAGGAATTAAAGGTGCTGCAAAAGCAGGGAAAACCGCAGCCGCACTTAAGCGGAAGGGTATTAGGAATGATTTTTGAAAAATCCTCAACTCGTACAAGAGTATCGTTTGAGGTCGGTATGCTGCAGCTTGGGGGTCATGGTATTTTCTTAAGTTCGAAAGATATTCAGCTTGGAAGAGGAGAAAGTATTTCCGATACAGCGAAAGTATTATCCCGCTATGTAGACGGCATCATGATTCGAACCTTTTCTCATGATTCGGTCGAAGAATTAGCAGAGCATGCAACTGTTCCTGTCATTAACGGATTAACTGACCTGCAGCACCCAGCCCAGGTACTAGCTGACCTGCTAACCATACTTGAGCATAAAGGTAAATTTGCCGGCTTAAAGCTGTGTTATATTGGTGACGGCAATAACAATATGGCCCATTCATTAATGGAGGGAGCGGCTAAAGTAGGGATGGATATAAGCATTGCCAGCCCGACCGGATATTTGCCTAATGGAAAAATTACCGAAAAAGCCATCAAAGCTGGTAAACTGACAGGAAGTGCGGTTATGATCACGAATGATCCGCTTGAAGCCATCAAGGATGCGGATGTCATCGTAACAGATGTTTGGACCAGTATGGGCCAGGAAGAAGAATCTTCATTGCGATTGAAGGCATTCCAGGCTTATCAAGTAAATAAGGAGCTATGTAAATACGCGAAAAGTGATTTTATCTTCATGCATTGCTTACCTGCACATCGCGGGGAAGAGGTAACCGAGGAAATTATAGACGGACCACATTCGGTCGTATTTGATGAAGCTGAGAACCGCCTTCATGCTCAAAAAGCAATTTTAAAATTATTACTAGCATAA
- a CDS encoding argininosuccinate synthase — translation MTKEKIVLAYSGGLDTSVSVKWIQEKYGYDVIALGLDVGEGKDLEAIKSKALNVGAVKAYIVDAKELLAKEYILPALKANCLYEGKYPLSSALSRPLISKLLVEVAEKEGATAVAHGCTGKGNDQVRFEVSIQALNPSLKVVAPVREWGMTRDEEIAYAEENEIPIPVDLDNPFSIDANIWGRACEAGVLEDPWAEAPEAAFAWTNPIELTPEKAEYVEIEFEQGVPVALNGEQLPLVQLIETLNQLGGKHGVGRIDHIENRLVGIKSREVYENPAALILINAHKELEFLTLTREVTQFKTQVEQQMAKIIYEGLWYSPLKSALDAFIDETQKTVSGTIRVKLHKGNHTVVGRKSVHSLYNEELATYAKGDAFDHNAAVGFIKLWGLPTKVYSEVNKIESVLK, via the coding sequence ATGACAAAAGAAAAAATTGTTTTGGCCTATTCAGGCGGTTTAGATACATCGGTATCAGTAAAATGGATTCAGGAAAAATACGGCTATGATGTCATTGCCCTAGGACTTGATGTTGGTGAAGGAAAAGACCTGGAAGCAATAAAAAGTAAAGCGCTGAATGTTGGTGCCGTTAAAGCCTATATCGTGGATGCAAAGGAATTGTTAGCGAAGGAATATATTTTACCAGCCCTAAAGGCTAATTGTTTATATGAAGGAAAATACCCACTATCTTCAGCTCTTTCTAGACCGTTGATTTCAAAATTATTAGTTGAGGTTGCGGAAAAAGAAGGCGCAACTGCTGTTGCTCACGGCTGTACCGGAAAAGGGAATGATCAGGTCCGCTTTGAAGTATCGATTCAAGCCTTAAATCCAAGTTTAAAAGTGGTTGCTCCGGTTCGTGAGTGGGGCATGACGCGTGATGAAGAGATAGCCTATGCCGAGGAAAACGAGATTCCGATTCCAGTTGATTTAGATAATCCATTTTCGATTGATGCCAACATCTGGGGACGTGCATGTGAGGCGGGAGTGCTTGAAGATCCGTGGGCAGAGGCTCCGGAAGCAGCATTTGCTTGGACGAATCCGATTGAATTAACACCAGAGAAGGCAGAATATGTGGAAATTGAATTTGAACAAGGTGTCCCAGTTGCCCTTAATGGCGAACAGCTTCCCTTAGTTCAATTAATTGAAACCTTAAATCAGCTTGGCGGAAAGCATGGGGTTGGCCGAATTGATCATATTGAAAATAGATTAGTAGGAATTAAATCACGTGAGGTGTATGAGAATCCTGCTGCATTAATTTTAATCAATGCCCATAAAGAATTAGAGTTTTTAACCTTGACTCGGGAGGTCACTCAATTTAAAACACAGGTTGAACAGCAGATGGCGAAGATAATCTATGAAGGTCTTTGGTATTCACCGTTAAAATCTGCCCTTGATGCGTTTATTGATGAAACGCAAAAGACCGTTTCCGGCACCATCCGCGTCAAGCTTCATAAAGGGAACCACACGGTGGTAGGCCGAAAATCTGTTCACAGCCTTTACAATGAGGAGCTAGCAACCTATGCAAAAGGCGACGCCTTTGATCATAATGCTGCGGTTGGTTTTATTAAACTTTGGGGCTTACCTACGAAGGTTTACTCTGAAGTAAATAAAATAGAATCGGTTCTAAAATAA
- the argH gene encoding argininosuccinate lyase gives MSKLWGGRFTKETNKLVEEFTASISFDQKLAKEDIAGSLAHVQMLGECGIIPMEDAIKIKEGLLSIKAMIENDEVEFLVEDEDIHMNIEKLLIEKIGPVGGKLHTGRSRNDQVATDMHLYLRTKTNEIIKLLEDVQQALIEQAKENIQTLIPGYTHLQRAQPVSFAHHLMAYFWMFERDKERLLDSLKRINWLPLGSGALAGTTFPIDRERVAELLGFETVYPNSMDAVSDRDFILEFLSNGSIIMTHISRLSEELVIWSSQEFQFVELDDSFCTGSSIMPQKKNPDVPELLRGKTGRTYGNLIGLLTVLKGLPLAYNKDLQEDKEGMFDTVETLEGSLKLLAPMIETMTVNKDVMHKAINNDFSNATDIADYLVRKGLPFREAHEVIGKIVLYAIQSNKFLLDLNFEEYQGFSPLFEKDIYKVLAPDHVVAVRNSFGGTAPEQVIKQIKLAEGKLQG, from the coding sequence ATGTCAAAGCTTTGGGGCGGACGATTTACAAAGGAAACGAACAAATTGGTGGAAGAATTCACAGCTTCCATTTCTTTTGATCAAAAACTAGCAAAAGAGGATATCGCAGGCAGCCTTGCACACGTCCAAATGCTTGGTGAATGCGGTATTATTCCGATGGAAGACGCGATAAAAATAAAAGAAGGTCTTCTCTCTATTAAAGCAATGATAGAAAATGATGAGGTTGAGTTTTTAGTTGAAGATGAAGATATTCATATGAATATTGAAAAACTATTGATTGAAAAAATAGGACCTGTCGGCGGCAAGCTCCATACAGGCCGCAGCCGGAATGACCAAGTGGCTACGGATATGCATCTTTATTTACGAACAAAAACGAACGAGATAATTAAATTACTGGAAGACGTCCAGCAGGCATTAATAGAACAAGCAAAAGAGAATATTCAAACGCTAATTCCAGGGTATACGCACTTGCAACGGGCACAGCCAGTTTCCTTTGCCCACCATTTAATGGCGTACTTTTGGATGTTTGAACGTGATAAAGAGAGACTGCTTGATTCTCTAAAACGGATTAATTGGCTTCCTCTTGGTTCCGGTGCATTGGCAGGGACGACCTTTCCTATTGATCGTGAACGCGTGGCCGAGCTACTAGGCTTCGAAACGGTATATCCAAACAGTATGGATGCCGTTAGTGATCGTGATTTTATTCTGGAATTTTTATCGAACGGTTCTATCATAATGACCCATATTTCAAGACTTTCTGAGGAGCTTGTTATTTGGTCAAGCCAGGAGTTTCAGTTCGTAGAGCTGGACGATTCGTTTTGTACCGGCTCAAGTATTATGCCGCAAAAGAAAAACCCGGACGTGCCAGAACTGCTAAGAGGGAAAACTGGTCGCACATATGGAAATTTAATCGGCTTGTTGACCGTGTTAAAAGGCTTGCCGCTCGCCTATAACAAGGATTTGCAGGAAGATAAAGAAGGCATGTTTGATACAGTAGAGACACTTGAAGGTTCATTAAAGCTGTTGGCACCTATGATCGAAACGATGACAGTAAACAAAGACGTGATGCATAAGGCCATAAATAATGACTTTTCAAATGCTACAGATATTGCCGATTACTTAGTACGAAAAGGGCTGCCATTCCGTGAAGCCCATGAAGTAATCGGAAAAATTGTCCTGTATGCCATTCAATCTAACAAATTTTTGTTAGATTTGAATTTTGAAGAATATCAAGGGTTCAGCCCATTATTTGAAAAGGACATTTATAAGGTATTGGCTCCTGATCATGTAGTTGCCGTAAGGAACAGCTTTGGCGGAACAGCACCTGAACAGGTGATTAAGCAAATTAAGCTGGCTGAAGGGAAACTGCAAGGGTAG
- a CDS encoding homoserine dehydrogenase, protein MTVIKVAILGFGTVGEGVYRTIQSHAEELTASLGKKVEVAAVLIKNKQKERNISEDVLITTEFADVLSLPQLDIVVEAIVDKEPTFSFLKKAIERGCHIITANKEMFAHHGKELLDLAEKNNVSVGFEATVAGGIPVIQTLRQLLNINRVQKVQGILNGTSNFILTEMREKKQSFAQALQLAQENGFAEADPTNDVEGFDAFYKTMILSRIAFGEEPNWRDVERKGITAITSELIETAETLGLRFKHIACISRLGNQIKATVKPALVGTEHPFYHVEGVQNAINVHSDIVGAITLQGPGAGMFPTASAIIEDLVYVCQNPPAKRSVSSAGDTATILKKGQIKEIWLVHGLSNIQTSSSITKIEHVAEETFIIMAAKKDVEQLAKLEAALVYYPILGEYAPVHQPTTITAL, encoded by the coding sequence ATGACTGTAATAAAAGTGGCAATCCTAGGGTTTGGAACTGTTGGGGAGGGTGTTTATCGGACGATTCAATCACATGCTGAGGAGTTAACAGCGTCATTGGGTAAAAAGGTTGAGGTTGCTGCTGTCCTGATCAAGAACAAACAGAAGGAAAGAAACATTAGTGAGGATGTTCTTATTACTACAGAATTTGCAGACGTTCTAAGTCTGCCACAGCTTGATATTGTTGTCGAAGCCATCGTCGACAAAGAGCCTACCTTCTCATTTTTGAAAAAAGCAATCGAGCGGGGATGTCACATTATTACGGCGAATAAAGAAATGTTTGCCCATCACGGAAAAGAGCTGCTCGATCTGGCGGAAAAAAATAATGTTTCAGTTGGTTTTGAAGCAACAGTAGCAGGAGGAATTCCTGTGATTCAAACACTTAGACAATTATTGAACATCAATCGCGTCCAAAAGGTTCAAGGAATCCTAAATGGTACTTCGAATTTCATCCTGACCGAAATGCGCGAGAAGAAGCAGTCATTTGCCCAAGCCCTACAATTAGCACAAGAAAACGGCTTTGCTGAAGCTGACCCAACAAATGATGTCGAGGGCTTTGACGCTTTTTATAAAACGATGATCCTTAGCAGAATTGCCTTTGGGGAAGAACCAAATTGGCGTGATGTTGAACGTAAAGGGATTACTGCTATAACAAGTGAATTGATTGAAACAGCAGAAACATTAGGATTAAGGTTTAAACATATTGCCTGTATAAGCAGGTTAGGCAATCAGATTAAAGCAACTGTTAAGCCAGCTCTTGTCGGAACGGAGCATCCTTTTTATCATGTAGAAGGGGTGCAGAATGCTATCAATGTCCACTCAGATATTGTTGGCGCCATCACACTTCAAGGACCAGGAGCTGGAATGTTTCCGACAGCAAGTGCCATTATCGAGGACTTGGTCTATGTGTGTCAAAACCCTCCTGCAAAAAGAAGTGTCTCATCTGCGGGAGATACTGCAACAATTCTTAAAAAAGGTCAAATAAAGGAAATATGGTTAGTTCACGGACTAAGCAATATACAGACGAGCTCATCGATTACTAAGATCGAACATGTAGCAGAAGAGACATTCATCATTATGGCGGCAAAAAAAGATGTTGAGCAACTAGCAAAGCTAGAAGCGGCACTTGTTTATTATCCAATCCTTGGAGAATATGCACCAGTACATCAACCCACAACAATAACAGCATTATAG
- a CDS encoding glycosyltransferase: MSENTKNESLQKEKKQTPQTSTSAGPKNTNNQDIKVSIIISSQNKYPLNIFTLYSLEYQNFNPTKMEVIFINDASTDQTDEKLKGYSPPYHFKYIHKKQKIGRAKARNLGIRSARGSLLIFLDAEMITDSDFVENHYKYHQSKKNVILSGVMHSKALYTCVFPNFSEHRKDTIANLTKNNQDIYTRLQDCKDPLDEPYPLVEKNDIARKTYKDLVFHSFPWFRQIVRNFRADLKGFAFPWMAFLTGNVSIRKELIVKAGGFDEEFFHYGYEDWELGYRLYKMGVQCIVSKKLITYHQEHPVEERKWREAIGNFGLFTIKHHDVDVLILGLELSGITDILTMNKLLREYKLLRQSRSKQFQKFQEKFILILETIILMLQVDIQHFNILGAAGFSSKDRKELLNDIKSLSDYPNITSFLKQVINS; the protein is encoded by the coding sequence ATGTCAGAAAATACAAAAAATGAAAGTTTACAAAAAGAGAAGAAGCAAACTCCCCAAACAAGTACTAGCGCAGGTCCAAAAAATACAAACAACCAAGATATTAAAGTCAGTATCATTATTTCATCGCAAAATAAATACCCACTAAATATTTTTACCCTCTATTCACTTGAATACCAAAACTTTAATCCTACAAAAATGGAAGTAATATTTATTAATGATGCCTCTACAGACCAAACCGATGAAAAACTTAAAGGCTATTCTCCTCCATACCATTTCAAATATATCCACAAAAAACAGAAGATTGGAAGAGCGAAGGCCAGAAATTTAGGCATTCGTTCTGCAAGGGGAAGCCTTCTGATCTTTCTAGATGCGGAAATGATCACAGATAGTGATTTTGTTGAAAATCACTATAAGTATCACCAATCCAAAAAAAATGTGATTCTGTCAGGGGTTATGCATTCTAAAGCACTATATACATGTGTTTTCCCAAACTTCTCCGAGCATAGAAAAGACACAATCGCAAATTTAACAAAAAATAATCAAGATATATATACCAGATTGCAAGATTGTAAAGATCCTCTTGATGAACCATATCCATTAGTAGAAAAAAACGATATTGCAAGAAAAACCTACAAGGATTTAGTATTTCATTCATTCCCATGGTTTCGGCAGATCGTAAGAAATTTCAGAGCAGATTTAAAAGGGTTTGCGTTTCCATGGATGGCCTTTCTTACTGGGAATGTCTCAATACGGAAAGAATTGATTGTAAAGGCAGGGGGGTTTGATGAAGAGTTTTTCCATTACGGTTATGAAGATTGGGAATTAGGATACCGTTTATACAAAATGGGTGTACAATGTATTGTCAGTAAAAAATTAATCACTTACCATCAGGAGCATCCGGTTGAAGAAAGAAAATGGAGAGAGGCAATTGGGAACTTCGGCCTTTTTACAATAAAACATCATGATGTCGATGTACTTATTCTAGGATTAGAGCTTTCAGGAATTACAGATATATTAACGATGAATAAACTCTTAAGGGAATATAAATTACTTAGACAATCAAGGTCTAAGCAATTTCAAAAGTTCCAAGAAAAATTCATCCTCATACTTGAAACAATCATCCTAATGCTCCAAGTTGATATCCAGCATTTCAATATATTAGGGGCTGCAGGCTTTAGCTCAAAGGATCGAAAAGAGCTTCTTAATGATATAAAAAGTCTAAGCGACTATCCTAATATAACAAGCTTTTTAAAACAAGTCATAAATTCATAA
- a CDS encoding glycosyltransferase family A protein, with protein MVSIITCTIREESIDNVFKNYQQQTWKDKELIIILNKDSMDIDRWIKKAKKYPNVKVFQLHEKATLGDCLNFGVMNSRYDYIAKIDDDDYYGPEYITSSMEVFKNKNVSIVGKSSYYIYFKNKKALIHVPGTENAISDTVAGATLLFKKEIFYNVRFEKVNRGEENFFIDQCKKEGYQVYSTDPNHFAAIRKGSENHTWKISDEDLMEWGDLIAYTDDYQSIVSKNRTE; from the coding sequence GTGGTTTCTATCATAACGTGTACGATAAGAGAAGAGAGTATTGATAATGTTTTCAAGAATTATCAACAGCAAACCTGGAAGGATAAAGAGTTAATTATTATATTGAATAAAGATTCGATGGATATTGACCGATGGATTAAAAAGGCAAAGAAGTATCCAAATGTAAAGGTATTTCAACTGCATGAAAAAGCTACCTTAGGTGACTGCTTAAATTTTGGGGTAATGAACTCAAGATATGACTATATAGCGAAAATTGATGACGATGACTATTACGGGCCAGAATATATTACTAGTTCAATGGAAGTTTTTAAAAATAAAAATGTTTCGATTGTCGGAAAAAGCTCTTACTATATTTATTTTAAAAATAAAAAAGCATTGATTCATGTCCCAGGTACTGAAAATGCAATTTCGGACACTGTTGCCGGTGCGACTTTACTGTTTAAAAAAGAGATATTTTATAATGTTCGCTTTGAAAAGGTAAATCGAGGAGAGGAAAACTTTTTTATTGATCAATGTAAAAAGGAAGGTTATCAAGTTTATTCTACTGATCCTAACCATTTTGCTGCCATTCGCAAGGGCTCAGAAAATCACACCTGGAAGATCTCTGATGAAGATTTGATGGAGTGGGGCGATTTAATTGCTTATACGGATGATTATCAATCGATAGTGTCAAAAAATAGAACCGAATAA
- a CDS encoding DoxX family protein, whose translation MRWYKTPQAAVVWTILRVWLGLQWFEAGYHKLTGGFDAGGFLKGALANATGDHPAVQGWYADFLQQFAIPNVHIFNVLIPWGELLVGLGLIIGLATIPALIAGAFMNLNFMLAGTTSTNPILYTVAMILLFTGTGAYLFGFDRYAVPFIKGYFKKGHVKGVKINQQH comes from the coding sequence ATGAGATGGTATAAAACTCCTCAAGCAGCTGTAGTTTGGACAATATTAAGAGTTTGGCTTGGATTACAATGGTTTGAAGCAGGTTATCATAAATTAACAGGTGGATTTGATGCAGGTGGGTTCTTAAAAGGAGCACTAGCAAATGCTACAGGAGATCATCCAGCAGTACAAGGCTGGTACGCAGACTTCTTACAACAATTTGCAATCCCAAATGTTCATATATTTAACGTTTTAATTCCTTGGGGAGAATTACTTGTTGGTCTAGGATTAATCATTGGTTTAGCTACAATCCCAGCATTAATTGCAGGTGCCTTTATGAACTTAAACTTCATGCTTGCAGGAACAACTAGCACAAACCCAATTCTTTATACAGTTGCAATGATCCTGTTATTCACAGGAACTGGAGCTTACCTTTTCGGATTTGATCGTTATGCAGTACCATTCATCAAAGGCTATTTCAAAAAAGGTCATGTCAAAGGCGTCAAAATTAATCAACAGCATTAA
- a CDS encoding YfhD family protein — MGRSRGHKSRDKNKGSLPQVPKNMKSDGIDVEYSQELADNADLEAQARANAANQRVKNRKRS, encoded by the coding sequence ATGGGTCGTTCACGTGGACATAAAAGTCGTGATAAAAATAAAGGGTCACTTCCACAAGTGCCGAAAAACATGAAGTCAGATGGAATCGATGTAGAGTATTCGCAAGAATTAGCTGACAACGCAGACCTTGAAGCACAAGCACGTGCAAATGCTGCTAACCAACGTGTAAAAAATCGCAAAAGATCGTAA
- a CDS encoding YfhE family protein, translated as MAEKKKKDKDRGKYTLSSMQEVSYQREFKMADRAGGFSDRKTKL; from the coding sequence ATGGCAGAAAAGAAGAAAAAAGACAAGGATAGAGGAAAATACACCTTATCAAGTATGCAGGAAGTATCCTATCAGCGGGAATTTAAAATGGCGGATCGTGCTGGCGGCTTTAGTGACAGAAAAACGAAGCTTTAA
- the recX gene encoding recombination regulator RecX, which produces MAIITKITTQQKNQDRFNVFMDHGKGEEFAFSVDSDVLIKFQLKKGMELDDFSFLEIQYQDDIRKAYNLAVNYLARRMRSEKEIKDYLVKKEMDEPIIEEVIHKLIAQKYINDEEYAFAYVRTQANTTDKGPAVIKMELKEKGIDEKILLHALEELPLEQQIEKVAKICEKFFQKHTKESIKVQKQKLENVLLRKGYSFEVITIAMNETEVPKEADEEMDAIRFQGEKAHRRLSQLNGYEYQQKMKQALYRKGFSIDLIERFLTEIENS; this is translated from the coding sequence ATGGCCATTATTACAAAAATCACCACGCAGCAGAAAAATCAAGATCGTTTTAATGTGTTTATGGATCATGGCAAGGGTGAAGAATTTGCTTTTAGTGTCGACAGCGATGTATTAATTAAATTTCAATTAAAAAAAGGTATGGAGCTAGATGATTTTTCTTTCTTGGAAATTCAATATCAAGATGACATTCGCAAAGCGTACAATCTAGCCGTCAACTATTTAGCTAGAAGAATGAGATCTGAAAAAGAGATAAAGGATTATCTTGTTAAAAAAGAAATGGACGAACCTATTATCGAAGAAGTTATACATAAATTGATCGCTCAAAAATACATTAATGACGAGGAATATGCCTTTGCCTACGTAAGGACACAAGCTAATACAACTGATAAAGGCCCTGCTGTAATCAAAATGGAATTAAAGGAAAAAGGAATTGATGAGAAAATCCTCTTACACGCGCTTGAAGAATTACCTTTAGAGCAACAAATAGAAAAAGTAGCTAAGATATGCGAAAAGTTTTTTCAAAAGCATACTAAGGAATCAATTAAAGTCCAAAAGCAAAAACTGGAGAATGTACTGCTTAGAAAAGGATATTCTTTTGAAGTCATTACTATTGCTATGAATGAAACTGAAGTGCCAAAAGAGGCTGATGAGGAAATGGACGCTATCAGATTTCAAGGTGAAAAGGCACATCGGAGACTTTCTCAATTAAATGGATATGAATATCAACAAAAGATGAAACAAGCTTTATATAGGAAAGGGTTTTCAATAGATCTAATAGAACGGTTCCTCACGGAAATAGAAAACTCATGA
- a CDS encoding SDR family NAD(P)-dependent oxidoreductase, whose protein sequence is MKTIIITGAGSGLGKELAFLFSQKGYNLILTGRTSEKLIAVKQEIETAGGTADILPLDIRNNEDVVNKIKEISSTYEIYGLVNNAGIGHFGPFTNINEQQISEILETNVSGTILMTKAILPVLEQNGEGQIMNIISTAGLRGKANEAVYVASKFAVRGFTESLQKEYEGSGIKFNAVYMGGMNTPFWDESDHIKDKSRLRSAKEIAEIIMDQLDRDSIIIENKNS, encoded by the coding sequence ATGAAAACAATCATTATTACTGGAGCCGGTTCGGGTTTAGGAAAAGAATTAGCTTTTCTTTTTTCACAAAAAGGCTATAACCTCATATTAACTGGGAGAACAAGTGAAAAATTAATTGCGGTAAAACAGGAAATTGAAACGGCTGGAGGAACGGCCGATATACTTCCCTTAGATATCCGAAACAATGAGGATGTAGTAAATAAAATAAAGGAAATAAGCAGTACATACGAAATTTATGGTTTGGTCAATAACGCAGGAATTGGACATTTTGGTCCATTTACGAATATAAATGAGCAGCAAATTAGCGAAATATTAGAAACAAATGTTTCTGGAACCATCTTAATGACAAAGGCCATCTTACCCGTTCTAGAGCAGAATGGCGAAGGTCAAATTATGAATATAATCTCCACTGCCGGTTTACGTGGAAAAGCGAATGAGGCTGTGTATGTTGCAAGCAAATTTGCTGTCAGGGGATTTACAGAAAGCCTGCAAAAAGAATATGAGGGCAGTGGTATAAAGTTTAATGCGGTATATATGGGCGGTATGAACACCCCATTCTGGGACGAAAGCGACCATATTAAAGACAAATCACGGCTAAGGTCAGCAAAAGAAATTGCAGAAATCATTATGGATCAATTGGACCGTGATTCAATTATTATTGAAAATAAAAACTCATGA
- a CDS encoding YfhH family protein, whose protein sequence is MHQEKRYSVMSEHELRQEIATLQEKARKAEQLGMVNEFAVLERKVQMARAYLANPDSYKPGEIYEIEGDPGQYFKIDYLNGVFAWGYRLNRDGKEEALPISMLKCLK, encoded by the coding sequence ATGCACCAGGAGAAACGCTACAGTGTAATGTCAGAACATGAATTAAGGCAAGAAATTGCGACCCTTCAAGAAAAGGCCCGAAAAGCGGAGCAATTAGGAATGGTAAATGAGTTTGCTGTCCTTGAAAGAAAGGTACAAATGGCAAGGGCTTACCTAGCAAATCCTGACTCATATAAACCTGGGGAAATTTATGAAATCGAAGGGGATCCTGGCCAATATTTTAAAATTGATTATCTGAATGGCGTTTTTGCCTGGGGCTATCGACTAAATAGGGATGGAAAAGAAGAGGCTCTTCCTATTTCCATGTTAAAGTGCCTAAAATAA
- a CDS encoding small, acid-soluble spore protein K, with the protein MRNKETKFPNQNNNKLEGEPRAKAEYASQRANGTINTHPQERMRASGERDDESPQVWK; encoded by the coding sequence ATGAGAAATAAAGAAACGAAATTCCCTAATCAAAATAATAACAAACTCGAGGGAGAGCCAAGAGCGAAAGCAGAATATGCTTCACAAAGAGCCAATGGGACAATTAATACTCATCCACAAGAGCGAATGCGCGCTTCTGGGGAGCGCGATGATGAATCTCCGCAAGTATGGAAGTAA